The Gordonia sp. KTR9 genome contains a region encoding:
- a CDS encoding carotenoid biosynthesis protein has protein sequence MSLLHGSASHRTPPSRSRRVVGVVSWNRGLVTLAWTLLAATIGVQIAFPLTGGGTLPLTVASVLLLASASLVHVAATRGAAAAVALAVVAGGGGLIAESVGVSTGFPFGTYEYTDGLGLKVLGVPVLVPLAWIMMSWPALVVTRRLVRASGVARRWVRPATAVVGAYALTAWDVFLDPQMVDQGNWVWRYPTPSLPGVADIPLTNFAGWLLVSFLIVATLDLLIRRDENAETDRAGMDAVPVTAYLWTYFSSVTAHAVFFGRPTVALTGGLLMGVVAIPLLVVEIRGRRAAV, from the coding sequence GTGAGTCTGCTGCACGGCAGCGCTTCTCACCGTACCCCACCGTCCCGATCGCGGCGGGTGGTCGGCGTCGTGTCCTGGAATCGGGGTCTGGTCACCCTGGCATGGACGCTGCTGGCCGCCACGATCGGCGTCCAGATCGCGTTTCCGCTGACCGGTGGCGGAACCCTTCCGCTGACCGTCGCAAGCGTGCTGCTGCTGGCGTCGGCGTCACTCGTCCATGTCGCCGCGACCCGGGGCGCCGCCGCCGCGGTCGCCCTCGCTGTGGTGGCAGGTGGCGGCGGGTTGATCGCCGAATCCGTCGGTGTGAGCACCGGATTCCCGTTCGGGACCTACGAGTACACCGACGGCCTGGGACTGAAGGTCCTCGGCGTGCCGGTCCTGGTCCCGCTGGCCTGGATCATGATGTCGTGGCCCGCGCTGGTCGTGACCCGACGTCTGGTCCGGGCGTCGGGTGTGGCCCGGCGATGGGTACGGCCGGCCACCGCCGTGGTGGGTGCATACGCACTCACGGCCTGGGACGTGTTCCTCGACCCGCAGATGGTCGATCAGGGAAACTGGGTGTGGCGGTACCCGACACCCTCCCTACCCGGGGTCGCCGACATCCCGTTGACGAACTTCGCCGGCTGGCTGCTGGTCTCGTTCCTCATCGTCGCGACGCTGGATCTCCTGATCCGTCGCGACGAAAATGCCGAGACCGACCGCGCCGGAATGGATGCCGTGCCCGTCACGGCGTACCTGTGGACCTACTTCTCGTCGGTGACGGCCCACGCGGTCTTCTTCGGGCGCCCGACGGTCGCCCTCACCGGCGGACTCCTCATGGGTGTCGTCGCCATCCCGCTGCTGGTCGTCGAGATCAGGGGGCGCCGTGCGGCCGTCTGA
- a CDS encoding ArsR/SmtB family transcription factor, with product MSKQGRLPAVSGEPCCTPLVQKPLTVDATVELARMFKAMGDPVRLRLLNLVAGHAGGEACVCDISESFDLSQPTISHHLKVLRQAGLLDCERRGTWVYYWVVPAALQQLSSILYSADPIADTMVTA from the coding sequence ATGTCGAAACAAGGTCGGTTGCCTGCCGTGTCGGGCGAGCCGTGTTGTACCCCGTTGGTGCAGAAGCCTCTTACTGTCGATGCGACGGTGGAGCTGGCGCGCATGTTCAAGGCGATGGGTGATCCGGTGCGGCTGCGGTTGCTGAACTTGGTGGCCGGCCATGCCGGCGGGGAGGCCTGCGTGTGTGACATCTCGGAATCGTTCGATCTGTCTCAGCCCACCATCTCCCACCATCTCAAGGTGTTGCGGCAGGCGGGTTTGCTGGACTGCGAGCGCCGGGGAACGTGGGTGTACTACTGGGTTGTTCCTGCTGCCTTACAGCAGCTTTCGTCGATTCTCTATTCAGCGGATCCCATCGCAGACACGATGGTGACCGCGTGA
- a CDS encoding phytoene desaturase family protein has product MTRVLVIGAGVGGLAVAMRLAATGHDVTVLEQFDDVGGKLGVIEHDGFVFDTGPSLVTMPHVFEELFAATGSSIHDHLTLERLPVAARYRFPDGTCLDMPGHLDDIPAALDAALGPGRGTEWSSFLQRAQRVWDVTHEPFLESPMSIRTMIGGIATPSDVRAVAPWQTLRGLGERYLDDPRLRMLLDRYATYTGSDPRRAPAALASVPWSEQAYGSWYVRGGLGRIASAMRDRLTELGGRVELGVEVDRISVGLNGRADGVVLTDGSRRSADLVVANADARQVYDRLVPRRAARRPAALLRRTTPSLSGFVLLLALDDPPPQPHHQVLFAEDYDEEFDAVFGFRGPPRPVARPTVYISAPADPAIVPGPRTGAWFVLVNAPRHDPDHGVDWDTEGLADSYADQILEVMADRGLDLAGYVRHRLIVSPADLERRTRTPGGSIYGSSSNGPRSAFLRPSNTSPVPGLYLVGGSSHPGGGLPLVVMSAKIVADLIGPAPARHTFRKR; this is encoded by the coding sequence ATGACCCGGGTTCTCGTGATCGGTGCGGGCGTCGGCGGGCTCGCCGTCGCCATGCGTCTCGCCGCGACCGGTCACGACGTCACCGTCCTCGAACAGTTCGACGATGTGGGTGGCAAGCTCGGGGTCATCGAGCACGACGGTTTCGTCTTCGACACCGGCCCCTCGCTCGTCACCATGCCGCACGTGTTCGAAGAACTCTTCGCGGCGACGGGCTCGTCGATCCATGACCACCTGACCCTCGAAAGACTCCCGGTCGCCGCCCGCTACCGATTCCCCGACGGCACCTGCCTGGACATGCCGGGACACCTCGACGACATCCCGGCCGCCCTCGACGCCGCGCTCGGACCCGGGCGGGGCACCGAGTGGTCGTCGTTTCTCCAACGCGCCCAACGTGTCTGGGACGTCACACATGAACCCTTCCTCGAATCGCCGATGAGCATTCGCACGATGATCGGCGGAATCGCCACCCCGTCGGACGTGCGCGCCGTCGCGCCGTGGCAAACGTTGCGCGGTCTCGGCGAGCGTTACCTCGACGACCCGCGCCTGCGTATGCTGTTGGACCGCTACGCGACCTACACCGGCTCCGACCCGCGTCGCGCACCAGCGGCACTGGCCTCCGTGCCCTGGTCCGAGCAGGCGTACGGATCGTGGTACGTCCGAGGCGGATTGGGCCGCATCGCGAGCGCCATGCGCGACCGGCTCACCGAACTCGGCGGGCGGGTCGAACTGGGCGTCGAGGTCGACCGGATCTCGGTGGGCCTCAACGGCCGAGCCGATGGTGTGGTGCTGACCGACGGAAGCCGACGCTCCGCCGATCTGGTCGTCGCGAACGCCGATGCACGGCAGGTCTACGACCGCCTCGTGCCGCGTCGGGCCGCCCGCCGGCCTGCAGCGCTGTTGCGACGGACCACGCCGTCACTGTCCGGGTTCGTGCTGCTGCTCGCCCTCGACGACCCTCCCCCTCAGCCACACCACCAGGTGCTGTTCGCCGAGGACTACGACGAGGAGTTCGACGCGGTCTTCGGCTTCCGCGGCCCACCGCGTCCCGTCGCGCGACCTACCGTGTACATCTCAGCGCCAGCCGATCCCGCGATCGTCCCCGGTCCGCGAACCGGTGCGTGGTTCGTGCTGGTGAACGCACCCCGACACGATCCCGACCACGGCGTCGACTGGGACACAGAGGGTTTGGCCGACTCCTACGCCGACCAGATCCTCGAGGTGATGGCCGACCGCGGACTCGACCTGGCCGGCTACGTGCGACACCGTCTGATCGTCTCGCCCGCTGACCTCGAGCGCCGGACCAGGACACCGGGCGGCTCGATCTACGGTTCGTCGTCGAACGGACCCCGCTCGGCGTTCCTGCGGCCGTCGAACACCTCACCGGTTCCGGGTCTCTACCTCGTCGGCGGATCGTCGCATCCCGGTGGCGGTCTGCCGCTCGTGGTCATGTCGGCGAAGATCGTCGCCGACCTGATCGGACCCGCGCCCGCGCGTCATACCTTTCGGAAGCGTTAA
- a CDS encoding polyprenyl synthetase family protein has translation MTPTAEMTDSSAPPAQSVSPACDLHTIDSSTTDLELVEEVLAAHFRSHASTLRQVGTELTPAIDVVSARIGGGKRLRASFCLWGARGAAEGRTVPGIVEMAAAIELFHLAALVHDDVMDDSDVRRGLPTVHRHFADDHRRARRRGDAERHGTAVAILVGDMCLSWSDDLAAAAADDATADVRRAVRDTWSAMRDEAYAGQYLDMLSQTEDTTDADRTARILRYKSARYTIGQPLRLGGTLAGAPAALLDAYDRIGLTAGEAFQLRDDILGVFGDEKITGKPAIDDLREGKRTMLIAVAEASAGRMERRVMADCLGNPDLDAEGAARMREVLHSTGAVEHVEQRIVDLAEDALGIVDDAPMDSQSRRALTSLIERCVWRRA, from the coding sequence ATGACACCGACCGCCGAGATGACCGACTCGTCAGCACCGCCTGCACAGTCGGTCTCCCCGGCCTGCGACCTGCACACCATCGACTCCTCGACGACCGATCTCGAGCTCGTCGAGGAAGTGCTGGCCGCTCACTTCCGCAGCCACGCCTCGACCCTGCGGCAGGTCGGTACGGAACTGACGCCCGCGATCGACGTCGTGTCGGCCCGGATCGGCGGTGGCAAGCGCCTGCGCGCATCGTTCTGCCTGTGGGGCGCGCGTGGCGCGGCCGAGGGTCGGACCGTTCCGGGCATCGTCGAGATGGCGGCCGCGATCGAGTTGTTCCATCTCGCCGCTCTGGTGCACGACGACGTGATGGACGACAGCGACGTCCGTCGTGGCCTGCCCACGGTGCACCGGCACTTCGCCGACGATCATCGCCGCGCGCGGCGTCGCGGGGACGCCGAGCGACACGGTACCGCCGTCGCAATCCTCGTCGGTGACATGTGCCTGTCCTGGTCCGACGACCTCGCCGCCGCTGCGGCCGACGACGCGACCGCCGACGTCCGCCGGGCCGTTCGAGACACGTGGTCGGCGATGCGCGACGAGGCGTACGCCGGCCAGTACCTGGACATGCTGAGTCAGACCGAGGACACCACCGACGCAGACCGCACGGCGCGCATCCTGCGCTACAAGAGCGCGCGCTACACGATCGGCCAACCGTTGCGACTCGGCGGCACGCTCGCCGGCGCTCCCGCGGCGCTCCTCGACGCCTACGATCGAATCGGCCTCACCGCAGGCGAGGCCTTCCAGCTCCGCGACGACATCCTGGGTGTCTTCGGCGACGAGAAGATCACCGGGAAGCCCGCCATCGACGATCTACGGGAGGGCAAGCGCACGATGCTCATCGCGGTGGCCGAGGCATCGGCGGGGCGGATGGAGCGCCGCGTGATGGCCGATTGCCTCGGCAACCCGGATCTCGATGCGGAGGGCGCCGCACGGATGCGCGAGGTCCTGCACTCCACCGGCGCCGTCGAACACGTGGAACAGCGCATCGTCGATCTGGCGGAGGACGCGCTCGGCATCGTCGACGATGCTCCGATGGATTCGCAGAGCCGACGGGCCCTGACCTCCCTGATCGAACGCTGCGTGTGGCGGCGCGCATGA
- a CDS encoding alpha-hydroxy-acid oxidizing protein, which translates to MTAGYGRARQNDIYTAGVHRRKPRVPTDFAELERRAKRAMSARAWAYIAGGAGEGRTMAANRAALDRWAIVPRILRDVSQRNLSTDLFGRRLPAPVLFAPIGAGSLAAPGADALIGRAAAELGVPYIFSNQASVTMEDVAAAMDEVDSGAPRWFQLYWSTDDDLVDSLLERAAAIRAEAVVVTLDTTMLGWRPQDLNLGSLPFARGEGIAQYTSDRRFVDIVAQRLRAATDERPEISLGAIATLISITRNAPGRFLQNVRSPQPRAAVQTFLDIYSRPSLNWDDLAGLRARTSLPIVLKGVLHPDDARRAVDAGVDGIVVSNHGGRQVDGAISSIDALDAIAPVVDGRIKVLIDSGIYTGSDVFKALALGADAACIGRPHMYGLALAGADGARDAVADIIAELDLTLGLSGHTDVADLDREALRRL; encoded by the coding sequence ATGACCGCGGGATACGGGCGTGCACGGCAGAACGACATCTACACCGCCGGGGTTCATCGGCGAAAGCCACGCGTACCAACGGATTTCGCCGAACTGGAGCGCCGCGCCAAGCGCGCGATGTCCGCCCGCGCCTGGGCGTACATCGCGGGCGGCGCCGGGGAGGGCCGCACGATGGCGGCCAACCGAGCGGCACTCGACCGCTGGGCGATCGTGCCGCGGATCCTGCGGGATGTCTCCCAGCGGAACCTGAGCACAGACCTGTTCGGCAGGCGGCTGCCGGCGCCGGTGCTGTTCGCGCCGATCGGGGCCGGTTCGCTCGCCGCACCCGGAGCCGACGCGCTCATCGGGCGCGCCGCCGCCGAACTCGGTGTGCCCTACATCTTCTCGAATCAGGCCAGCGTCACCATGGAGGACGTCGCCGCGGCGATGGACGAGGTGGACAGTGGTGCGCCGCGCTGGTTCCAGCTGTACTGGTCCACCGACGACGACCTCGTCGACAGTCTTCTGGAGCGCGCGGCGGCGATCCGCGCCGAGGCGGTGGTCGTCACCCTGGACACGACGATGCTGGGGTGGCGGCCCCAGGACCTGAACCTCGGCTCGCTCCCGTTCGCGCGTGGTGAGGGCATTGCCCAGTACACGTCCGACCGCAGGTTCGTCGACATCGTCGCCCAACGGTTGCGCGCCGCGACCGACGAACGCCCGGAGATCTCACTCGGCGCGATCGCGACCCTCATCTCCATCACCCGCAACGCACCGGGCAGGTTCTTGCAGAACGTGAGGTCGCCGCAGCCGCGTGCCGCGGTACAGACGTTCCTCGACATCTACTCGCGGCCATCGCTGAACTGGGACGACCTCGCCGGTCTGCGCGCACGCACCTCACTGCCGATCGTGCTGAAGGGTGTCCTGCATCCCGACGACGCGCGTCGTGCCGTCGACGCCGGGGTGGACGGCATCGTCGTCTCCAATCACGGCGGTCGGCAGGTTGACGGCGCGATCAGCTCGATCGACGCCCTCGACGCCATCGCGCCGGTCGTCGACGGCCGGATCAAGGTTCTCATCGATTCGGGGATCTACACCGGTTCCGACGTGTTCAAGGCACTTGCCCTGGGTGCCGACGCCGCGTGTATCGGGCGGCCGCACATGTACGGTCTGGCGCTCGCCGGCGCCGATGGGGCCCGAGACGCGGTCGCCGACATCATCGCCGAACTCGACCTCACCCTCGGCCTCTCCGGACACACCGACGTCGCCGACCTCGATCGCGAGGCACTGCGGCGGTTGTAG
- a CDS encoding arsenate reductase ArsC, protein MSAQTPSVLFVCVHNAGRSQMAAGFLTALGGGRVEVRSAGSAPADAINSAAVEAMAEIGIDISDQSPKILTPDTVESSDVVITMGCGDACPVFPGVSYRDWALDDPAGKGIDAVRPIRDQIRSLVVDLLAEIAPADNTSRAR, encoded by the coding sequence ATGTCCGCACAGACACCGAGTGTGTTGTTTGTCTGCGTCCACAACGCAGGCCGCTCTCAAATGGCCGCCGGGTTCTTGACCGCCCTGGGCGGCGGTCGAGTCGAGGTTCGTTCCGCGGGATCGGCCCCCGCCGACGCCATCAACTCCGCCGCTGTGGAGGCGATGGCCGAGATCGGTATCGACATCTCCGACCAGTCACCGAAGATCCTCACCCCCGACACCGTCGAATCCTCCGACGTGGTCATCACCATGGGCTGCGGCGACGCCTGCCCGGTCTTTCCTGGCGTCAGCTACCGCGACTGGGCCCTGGACGACCCGGCCGGCAAAGGCATCGATGCGGTGCGCCCGATTCGGGATCAGATTCGTTCGCTCGTGGTCGACCTGCTCGCCGAGATCGCACCCGCCGACAACACCTCGCGTGCGCGATGA
- a CDS encoding oxygenase MpaB family protein produces the protein MATEPITSGSSALSPQASTDVTVEVEEFLAAERPDTEFLPSTARMSRAELDALPTSHLDPLGIGVIAGAANVIMQLSLPAVGYGVYESRVDSGNLFKHPMKRGRTTLSYLAVAGLGSAKDRKAYRKAVGKAHAQVRSTADSPVKYNAFDPKLQLWVAACLYRGTEDVHRIFGGITEVTDERYQAGAVLGTTLQVPREMWPATREDFETYWNDTVETLEIDDTIREYLMSIARAEFLGPVISRLFGWHFQIMAIGFLPENFRRKMRVQLSPWQEFYFDKHNAILRAIVTRAPRPVRAFPFNVLLADVRWRMRTGRPLV, from the coding sequence ATGGCAACGGAGCCTATCACCAGTGGAAGTTCGGCCCTGTCACCACAGGCGTCAACGGACGTGACCGTCGAGGTCGAGGAGTTCCTCGCCGCGGAGCGACCGGACACCGAGTTCCTCCCCTCCACCGCCCGGATGTCCCGCGCGGAACTCGACGCTCTCCCCACCAGCCATCTCGACCCGCTCGGCATCGGGGTGATCGCCGGCGCCGCGAACGTGATCATGCAGCTCAGTCTCCCCGCGGTCGGCTATGGCGTGTACGAGAGCCGCGTGGACTCGGGGAACCTGTTCAAACACCCGATGAAGCGCGGCCGCACCACGCTGAGCTACCTCGCCGTCGCCGGGCTCGGAAGCGCCAAGGACCGCAAGGCCTATCGCAAGGCGGTCGGCAAGGCTCACGCGCAGGTCCGTTCGACCGCCGACAGCCCGGTGAAGTACAACGCCTTCGACCCGAAGCTGCAGCTGTGGGTCGCGGCCTGTCTCTACCGCGGCACCGAGGACGTCCATCGCATCTTCGGCGGGATCACCGAGGTGACCGACGAGCGCTACCAGGCCGGCGCGGTCCTCGGCACGACACTCCAGGTCCCCCGCGAGATGTGGCCCGCCACGCGCGAGGACTTCGAGACCTACTGGAACGACACGGTCGAGACCCTCGAGATCGACGACACCATCCGCGAGTACCTGATGTCGATCGCCCGCGCCGAGTTCCTCGGTCCGGTGATCTCGCGACTGTTCGGCTGGCATTTCCAGATCATGGCCATCGGCTTCCTGCCCGAGAACTTCCGCCGCAAGATGCGCGTCCAGCTCTCGCCGTGGCAGGAGTTCTACTTCGACAAGCACAACGCGATCCTGCGGGCGATCGTCACGCGGGCCCCGCGGCCGGTACGCGCCTTCCCGTTCAACGTCCTGCTCGCCGATGTGCGGTGGCGCATGCGCACCGGTCGCCCGCTGGTCTGA
- the arsB gene encoding ACR3 family arsenite efflux transporter, with translation MSTATSTPEHPAVVGKLSTLDRFLPVWIGVAMVAGLLLGRLIPGLNDALSAISIDGVSLPIAIGLLIMMYPVLAKVRYDRLDTVTGDKRLLIGSLVLNWVVGPALMFALAWIFLADLPEYRTGLIIVGLARCIAMVIIWNDLACGDREAAAVLVAINSVFQVVMFAVLGWFYLSVLPGWLGLEQTTIDASVWQIATSVLIFLGIPLVAGFLSRYLGERSKGRDWYESKFIPRISPWALYGLLFTIVILFALQGDQITSQPLDVVRIAVPLLVYFAVMWGGGYAFGAAMKLGYERTTTLAFTAAGNNFELAIAVAIATYGATSGQALAGVVGPLIEVPVLVGLVYVSLALRTHFTDPHSPVRPSPVKEAQ, from the coding sequence GTGAGCACCGCTACGAGCACGCCCGAGCATCCCGCGGTGGTCGGCAAGCTCTCGACCCTCGACCGGTTCCTGCCGGTGTGGATCGGGGTGGCGATGGTCGCCGGGTTGCTCCTGGGTCGATTGATCCCCGGTCTGAACGATGCGCTCTCGGCCATCTCGATCGATGGTGTCTCGCTGCCCATCGCGATCGGCCTGCTGATCATGATGTATCCGGTGCTGGCGAAGGTCCGCTACGACCGTCTCGACACCGTGACCGGGGACAAGCGCCTGCTCATCGGATCGCTGGTTCTGAACTGGGTTGTCGGCCCGGCGTTGATGTTCGCGCTGGCCTGGATTTTCCTGGCCGACCTGCCCGAGTACCGCACCGGATTGATCATCGTCGGGTTGGCCCGGTGCATCGCGATGGTCATCATCTGGAACGACCTGGCGTGCGGTGATCGTGAAGCAGCGGCAGTGCTGGTGGCGATCAACTCGGTGTTCCAGGTCGTGATGTTCGCGGTCCTGGGCTGGTTCTACCTCTCGGTGCTGCCGGGCTGGCTCGGTCTGGAACAGACAACGATCGACGCCTCGGTGTGGCAGATCGCCACATCGGTGCTGATCTTCCTGGGTATCCCACTGGTCGCCGGGTTCCTGTCCCGGTATCTGGGGGAGCGGAGCAAGGGACGCGACTGGTATGAGTCGAAGTTCATTCCCAGAATCAGTCCGTGGGCGTTGTACGGGTTGCTGTTCACCATTGTCATTCTCTTTGCCCTGCAAGGGGACCAGATCACGTCACAGCCCCTCGACGTGGTCCGGATCGCGGTCCCGCTGCTGGTGTACTTCGCGGTGATGTGGGGCGGCGGGTATGCGTTCGGCGCTGCCATGAAGCTCGGGTATGAACGCACCACCACGTTGGCGTTCACCGCCGCGGGCAACAACTTCGAACTGGCCATCGCGGTCGCGATCGCGACGTATGGGGCCACCTCGGGCCAGGCCCTGGCCGGGGTGGTGGGGCCGCTGATCGAGGTGCCGGTCCTCGTGGGATTGGTCTACGTCTCGCTGGCGTTGCGTACACACTTCACCGACCCTCACTCACCAGTCCGACCGAGTCCGGTCAAGGAGGCACAGTGA
- a CDS encoding arsenate reductase ArsC, with product MDDSTLDQHLAAGEHRAQPELLMPHVVLSRIAADLAAEYAGVVSRQTVERCVFESYAALRRTSRVQAHLTSLASRFAADRLRALAQAGGTIAKDVPEVLFVCVHNAGRSQMAAGLLTHRAGGSVHVRSAGSAPVHSINPTVVEAMTEIGIDLGNDFPKPLTDDVVAAADVVVSMGCGDACPIYPGKRYLDWTVTDPEGLPLDRVRAIRDDLDTRVQRLLDELAPHPA from the coding sequence ATGGACGACTCGACCCTGGATCAGCACCTGGCAGCGGGCGAGCATCGCGCACAGCCCGAACTCCTCATGCCCCACGTAGTGCTCAGTCGTATCGCCGCGGACTTGGCCGCCGAGTACGCGGGCGTGGTGTCGCGGCAGACTGTGGAGCGCTGCGTCTTCGAGTCATATGCGGCACTGCGCCGCACGTCTCGGGTACAGGCGCATCTCACCTCGCTGGCGAGCCGGTTCGCCGCCGACCGGTTGCGCGCACTGGCGCAAGCCGGCGGCACCATCGCCAAAGACGTGCCCGAGGTGTTGTTCGTGTGTGTGCACAATGCCGGCCGGTCGCAGATGGCCGCAGGTCTGTTGACCCACCGGGCCGGCGGCAGCGTTCATGTCCGATCGGCGGGTTCCGCACCGGTGCATTCGATCAACCCGACCGTGGTCGAAGCGATGACCGAGATCGGGATCGACCTGGGCAACGACTTCCCCAAACCGCTGACCGACGATGTCGTCGCCGCCGCCGATGTCGTGGTGTCGATGGGCTGCGGTGATGCGTGCCCCATCTATCCGGGCAAGCGATACCTCGACTGGACGGTCACCGATCCCGAAGGCCTCCCGCTGGATCGAGTGCGCGCAATTCGCGACGACCTCGACACCCGCGTTCAACGGTTGCTCGACGAACTCGCCCCTCACCCCGCATAA
- a CDS encoding glycosyltransferase has product MRPSDLVRPLVAAGTALSLVSLALTLDNARRVRRPVPTDIPAPEPLSVLVPMRDEVESAERCLLAVVEAADRWPGPIRILVLDDGSVDGTDAVLVRLATSDDRIHVHRGTAPPPGWLGKNWACAQLADKAFTDGIHVFLDADVVVEPHAFTSSSALLRDAGLDLVSPYPRQVAVGAGERLVQPLLQWSWLSTLPLGLAERSPRESLSAANGQFLVVDAATYRRAGGHAAVHDVVLEDIALLRAIKAAGGRGVVAEGSDVATCRMYHGWREVRAGYRKSLWSAFGSPGGTLVVTGLLCLMYVLPAAAALFGSRVGLVGYAAGVASRAVSAQRTGGRAWPDAFGHPLSILVFTGLAVDSTLARQRGVLEWKGRPIEVRR; this is encoded by the coding sequence GTGCGGCCGTCTGACCTGGTGCGGCCGCTGGTCGCGGCGGGCACCGCGCTGTCGCTGGTGTCGTTGGCCCTGACCCTCGACAACGCGCGCCGGGTACGCCGACCCGTCCCGACTGATATCCCTGCGCCGGAACCGCTCTCGGTACTCGTCCCGATGCGCGACGAGGTGGAATCCGCCGAACGGTGCCTGCTGGCCGTCGTCGAGGCGGCGGACCGATGGCCCGGACCGATCCGGATTCTCGTGCTCGACGACGGATCGGTGGACGGGACCGATGCCGTGCTCGTCCGCCTCGCCACATCGGACGACCGGATTCACGTCCACCGCGGCACTGCGCCACCTCCCGGTTGGCTCGGGAAAAACTGGGCCTGCGCCCAACTCGCGGACAAGGCGTTTACCGACGGGATCCACGTGTTCCTCGATGCGGACGTCGTTGTCGAGCCCCATGCCTTCACCTCGTCGTCGGCCCTTCTCCGCGACGCCGGACTCGACCTGGTGAGCCCGTATCCACGACAGGTCGCCGTCGGGGCAGGCGAGCGACTGGTGCAACCACTCCTGCAATGGTCGTGGCTGAGCACCCTGCCACTCGGGCTCGCCGAGCGGTCGCCGCGCGAATCCCTCTCGGCCGCAAACGGACAGTTCCTGGTGGTCGATGCCGCGACGTATCGGCGCGCCGGCGGTCACGCGGCAGTGCACGACGTCGTCCTCGAGGACATCGCACTGCTGCGGGCGATCAAGGCGGCCGGTGGCCGCGGCGTGGTCGCGGAGGGAAGCGACGTCGCCACCTGCCGGATGTACCACGGTTGGCGAGAGGTCCGCGCGGGCTATCGCAAATCGCTGTGGTCCGCATTCGGGTCACCGGGCGGGACACTCGTCGTCACCGGTTTGCTCTGCCTGATGTACGTGTTGCCCGCGGCCGCAGCATTGTTCGGCTCACGGGTGGGGTTGGTCGGGTACGCGGCCGGCGTGGCGTCCCGGGCGGTGTCGGCGCAGCGCACCGGCGGCCGTGCGTGGCCCGACGCCTTCGGTCACCCGCTGTCGATACTCGTGTTCACCGGCCTGGCAGTCGATTCGACGCTGGCCCGACAACGCGGAGTCCTGGAATGGAAGGGACGCCCCATCGAGGTCCGTCGATGA